Proteins from one Acidiphilium multivorum AIU301 genomic window:
- the rpe gene encoding ribulose-phosphate 3-epimerase, with amino-acid sequence MPAPDRLLIAPSILSADFATLGAEARAVIEAGADWVHIDVMDGHFVPNLTFGPPVIGAVRKHVDAVFDVHLMIAPVDPFIDAFVEAGADIITVHAEACPHLDRTVQSIRARGCLAGVALCPATPEAALSYVLDAVDLVLVMTVNPGFGGQTFLRSQLPKIRRIREMIAGRDIRLELDGGITPETAPDAVAAGADVLVAGSSVFRGGRAAYAANIAALRAGGMALA; translated from the coding sequence ATGCCGGCGCCTGACAGGTTGCTGATCGCGCCGTCGATCCTCTCGGCCGATTTCGCCACCCTCGGCGCGGAGGCGCGCGCCGTCATCGAGGCCGGGGCCGACTGGGTGCATATCGACGTGATGGACGGGCATTTCGTCCCCAACCTCACCTTCGGCCCCCCGGTCATCGGCGCCGTGCGCAAGCACGTCGATGCCGTGTTCGATGTCCATCTGATGATCGCGCCGGTCGATCCCTTCATCGATGCCTTCGTCGAGGCCGGCGCCGACATCATCACCGTCCATGCCGAAGCCTGCCCGCATCTCGACCGCACCGTGCAGTCCATCCGCGCGCGCGGCTGCCTGGCCGGCGTCGCGCTCTGCCCGGCCACGCCGGAAGCGGCGCTGTCCTACGTGCTCGACGCGGTCGACCTCGTGCTGGTGATGACGGTCAATCCCGGCTTCGGCGGCCAGACCTTCCTGCGATCGCAACTGCCGAAGATCCGCCGGATCCGCGAGATGATCGCGGGGCGCGACATCCGCCTCGAACTCGATGGCGGCATCACGCCGGAGACCGCGCCGGATGCCGTGGCGGCGGGGGCGGATGTGCTGGTCGCCGGCTCCTCGGTCTTTCGCGGCGGCAGGGCGGCCTATGCGGCGAATATCGCGGCGCTGCGGGCAGGGGGGATGGCCCTTGCCTGA
- the cbbX gene encoding CbbX protein, translating to MPDTMAGAPAAGEMIDLRAEFDGAGIGDVLAALDRDLVGLRPVKARIREIASLLLIERVRQKCGFATEAPTLHMSFTGNPGTGKTTVALRMANILKALGFVRQGQLISVTRDDLVGQYIGHTAPKTKEILKKAIGGVLFIDEAYYLYRPDNERDYGQEAIEILLQVMENQREDLVVILAGYADRMENFFTLNPGFRSRIAHHIDFPDYENDELLAISDTMLARQHYRFSPEARAVMDRYIARRRTQPYFSNARSVRNALDRARLRQANRLMTATSPIPKDALTIIEPDDLLASRVFRAEEKADAGA from the coding sequence ATGCCGGATACGATGGCGGGCGCGCCCGCCGCGGGCGAGATGATCGATCTCCGCGCCGAATTCGACGGCGCCGGGATCGGCGATGTGCTCGCGGCGCTGGACCGCGACCTTGTCGGGCTCCGTCCTGTCAAGGCGCGGATCCGCGAGATCGCCTCCCTCCTGCTCATCGAGCGGGTCAGGCAGAAATGCGGCTTCGCGACCGAGGCGCCGACGCTGCACATGTCCTTCACCGGCAATCCCGGCACCGGCAAGACGACGGTTGCCCTCCGCATGGCGAACATTCTCAAGGCTCTGGGATTCGTCAGGCAGGGCCAGCTGATTTCGGTCACCCGCGATGACCTGGTCGGCCAGTATATCGGGCACACCGCGCCGAAGACGAAGGAGATCCTCAAGAAGGCCATCGGCGGCGTGCTGTTCATCGACGAGGCCTATTACCTCTACCGCCCCGACAACGAGCGGGACTACGGGCAGGAGGCGATCGAGATTCTCCTGCAGGTAATGGAGAACCAGCGCGAGGACCTCGTCGTGATCCTCGCCGGCTATGCCGACCGGATGGAGAATTTCTTCACCCTCAATCCCGGTTTCCGCTCGCGCATCGCGCACCACATCGATTTTCCCGATTACGAGAACGACGAGCTGCTGGCGATCAGCGACACGATGCTGGCCCGCCAGCATTACCGCTTCTCGCCCGAGGCCCGCGCCGTCATGGACCGCTACATCGCCCGGCGTCGCACGCAGCCCTATTTCTCCAACGCCCGCTCGGTGCGCAACGCGCTCGATCGCGCGCGCCTGCGCCAGGCGAACCGGCTGATGACGGCGACCTCGCCCATCCCGAAAGACGCGCTGACGATCATCGAACCCGACGATCTGCTGGCCAGCCGCGTCTTCCGCGCGGAGGAAAAAGCCGATGCCGGCGCCTGA
- a CDS encoding ribulose bisphosphate carboxylase small subunit, translated as MRLTQGCFSFLPDLTDEQISRQIQYCLDKGWAVNLEYTDDPHPRNTYWEMWGLPMFDIRDAKAIMSELADCRRIHDDCYIRLSAFDATNTWESLRISFIVQRPKDEPGFMLTRSEAAGRTMRYETRAYVVQKPEGARYGNSG; from the coding sequence ATGAGACTGACCCAGGGCTGCTTTTCGTTTCTTCCCGATCTGACCGATGAACAGATCAGCCGCCAGATCCAGTACTGCCTCGACAAGGGCTGGGCGGTGAACCTCGAATATACCGACGACCCGCACCCGCGGAATACCTACTGGGAAATGTGGGGCCTGCCGATGTTCGACATCCGCGATGCCAAGGCGATCATGTCCGAACTCGCGGACTGCCGGCGGATTCACGATGATTGCTATATCCGCCTCTCGGCGTTCGACGCCACCAACACATGGGAGTCGCTCCGCATTTCCTTCATCGTGCAGCGGCCGAAGGACGAACCCGGCTTCATGCTGACACGGAGCGAGGCCGCCGGCCGCACCATGCGCTACGAAACCCGCGCCTATGTCGTCCAGAAACCCGAAGGCGCGCGCTATGGAAATTCCGGGTGA
- a CDS encoding form I ribulose bisphosphate carboxylase large subunit gives MDTPTPNITNEALTVRGKERYRSGVLEYRKMGYWEPDYEPKITDVISLFRITPQDGVDPVEAAAAVAGESSTATWTVVWTDRLTACEKYRAKAYRVDPVPNAPGQYFAYIAYDLALFEPGSIANLTASIIGNVFGFKPLKALRLEDMRLPVAYVKTFDGPATGIVVERERLDKFGRPLLGATVKPKLGLSGRNYGRVVYEALKGGLDFTKDDENINSQPFMHWRDRFLYCMEAVNKAQAATGEVKGTYLNVTAGTMEDMYERASFAHELGSTIIMIDLVIGYTAIQSMSKWARKHDMILHLHRAGHGTYTRHKTHGVSFRVISKWMRLAGVDHIHAGTVVGKLEGDPLTTRGFYDILREDYNETRYEHGIFFDQDWAGTRKVMPVASGGIHAGQMHQLLHHLGEDVVLQFGGGTIGHPQGIAAGAMANRVALEAMILARNEGRDYLAEGPQILNDAARHCLPLRQALDTWGEVTFNYASTDTPDFAPTAMPAY, from the coding sequence ATGGATACGCCAACCCCTAACATCACCAACGAGGCCCTGACGGTGCGCGGCAAGGAGCGCTACAGGTCGGGCGTTCTCGAATACCGCAAGATGGGCTACTGGGAACCCGACTACGAACCGAAGATCACCGATGTCATCTCGCTGTTCCGCATCACCCCGCAGGATGGCGTCGATCCGGTGGAGGCGGCGGCGGCGGTCGCCGGCGAAAGCTCGACGGCGACCTGGACCGTCGTCTGGACAGACCGGCTGACGGCCTGTGAGAAATACCGGGCCAAGGCCTACCGGGTCGATCCGGTGCCCAATGCGCCCGGCCAGTATTTCGCCTATATCGCCTACGATCTCGCGTTGTTCGAGCCGGGCTCGATCGCCAACCTCACCGCCTCGATCATCGGCAACGTGTTCGGCTTCAAGCCGCTCAAGGCGCTGCGGCTCGAGGACATGCGGCTGCCCGTCGCCTATGTGAAGACGTTCGACGGCCCGGCGACCGGCATCGTCGTCGAACGCGAACGGCTCGACAAGTTCGGCCGCCCCCTGCTCGGCGCGACGGTGAAGCCGAAGCTCGGCCTCTCGGGGCGCAATTACGGCCGCGTCGTCTACGAGGCGCTGAAGGGCGGCCTCGACTTCACCAAGGATGACGAGAACATCAACTCGCAGCCCTTCATGCACTGGCGCGACCGGTTTCTCTACTGCATGGAAGCGGTGAACAAGGCGCAGGCCGCGACCGGCGAGGTCAAGGGCACATACCTGAACGTGACCGCCGGCACGATGGAGGACATGTACGAACGCGCGTCCTTCGCCCACGAGCTCGGCTCGACCATCATCATGATCGATCTCGTCATCGGCTACACGGCGATCCAGTCGATGTCGAAATGGGCCCGCAAGCACGACATGATCCTGCACCTGCATCGCGCCGGCCACGGCACCTACACCCGCCACAAGACGCATGGCGTCAGCTTCCGGGTGATCTCCAAGTGGATGCGGCTCGCCGGCGTCGATCACATCCACGCCGGCACCGTGGTCGGCAAGCTCGAGGGCGATCCGCTCACCACCCGCGGCTTCTACGATATCCTGCGCGAGGACTACAACGAAACCCGTTACGAACACGGCATCTTCTTCGATCAGGACTGGGCCGGCACGCGCAAGGTCATGCCGGTCGCCTCGGGCGGCATCCATGCCGGGCAGATGCACCAGCTCCTCCATCATCTCGGCGAGGATGTCGTCCTGCAATTCGGCGGCGGCACGATCGGCCATCCGCAGGGCATCGCCGCCGGGGCGATGGCGAACCGCGTGGCGCTGGAAGCGATGATCCTCGCCCGCAACGAAGGGCGCGACTATCTCGCCGAAGGTCCGCAGATCCTCAACGACGCCGCGCGCCACTGCCTGCCGCTACGCCAGGCGCTCGATACCTGGGGCGAGGTGACGTTCAACTACGCCTCGACCGACACGCCCGATTTCGCCCCCACCGCGATGCCGGCCTACTGA
- the fba gene encoding class II fructose-bisphosphate aldolase (catalyzes the reversible aldol condensation of dihydroxyacetonephosphate and glyceraldehyde 3-phosphate in the Calvin cycle, glycolysis, and/or gluconeogenesis), producing MARITLRQLLDHAAERGYGVPAFNINNMEQVIAIMEAAASCDAPVILQASRGARSYAGDRMLAKMIEAAEAEHPQIPICLHQDHGNDEATCLSAIQHGFTSVMMDGSLMADARTPADYDYNVAITARVTDMAHRVGVSVEGELGVLGSLETGTGAAEDGHGAEGTLSHDQLLTDPDQAVAFVRATKVDALAVAMGTSHGAYKFSRKPDGAILAMHVIRAINERMPELHLVMHGSSSVPQDLQEAFNRHGGEMPQTWGVPVEEILLGIRHGVRKVNIDTDCRLAMAAAIRKVATGNRAEFDPRQFMKPAIAALRDLCRSRFQAFGTAGQASRIKPQPLAAMARQYASGALDPVIDVGRAA from the coding sequence ATGGCACGCATAACATTGCGTCAGCTACTCGATCATGCGGCGGAACGCGGATATGGCGTTCCCGCCTTCAACATCAACAACATGGAACAGGTGATCGCGATCATGGAGGCCGCCGCGTCCTGCGATGCGCCGGTCATCCTCCAGGCCTCGCGCGGCGCCCGGTCCTATGCCGGCGACCGGATGCTGGCGAAGATGATCGAGGCGGCGGAGGCCGAGCACCCGCAGATTCCCATCTGCCTGCACCAGGACCACGGCAACGACGAGGCGACCTGCCTGTCGGCGATCCAGCACGGGTTCACCAGCGTGATGATGGACGGCTCGCTGATGGCCGACGCAAGAACCCCCGCCGACTACGACTACAATGTCGCCATCACCGCCCGCGTCACCGACATGGCGCATCGCGTCGGCGTTTCGGTCGAGGGCGAGCTCGGCGTGCTCGGCAGTCTCGAAACCGGCACCGGTGCGGCCGAGGACGGTCACGGCGCCGAGGGCACGCTCTCCCACGACCAGCTCCTGACCGACCCCGACCAGGCGGTTGCCTTCGTGCGTGCCACGAAGGTCGACGCGCTGGCGGTCGCCATGGGAACCTCCCACGGCGCCTACAAGTTTTCCCGCAAGCCGGATGGCGCGATTCTCGCGATGCACGTCATCCGCGCCATCAACGAGCGCATGCCCGAACTCCATCTCGTCATGCACGGCTCGTCCTCGGTCCCGCAGGACCTGCAGGAGGCCTTCAACCGCCACGGCGGCGAGATGCCGCAGACCTGGGGCGTGCCCGTCGAGGAAATCCTCCTCGGCATTCGTCACGGCGTGCGCAAGGTGAATATCGACACCGATTGCCGCCTCGCCATGGCCGCCGCCATCCGCAAGGTCGCCACCGGGAACCGCGCGGAATTCGACCCCCGCCAGTTCATGAAGCCCGCCATCGCGGCACTGCGCGATCTCTGCCGCTCGCGCTTCCAGGCCTTCGGCACCGCCGGGCAGGCCTCGCGAATCAAACCGCAGCCCCTCGCCGCGATGGCCAGGCAATACGCATCCGGCGCCCTCGATCCCGTGATCGATGTCGGCCGCGCCGCTTGA